One part of the Patescibacteria group bacterium genome encodes these proteins:
- a CDS encoding pyridoxamine 5'-phosphate oxidase family protein, which yields MITKEDVLKFLKNNDLCVVATVNESGKPIAATMAYAIDDKMVFYLETSNKARKYKNLLVNPRAAIVVGIANNLPTVQIDGKVTVLKGEDAINARNFIVGQHPEWEGYYLGPDKNPEEVYFTVKSTRVCYSDFTKEPMVVEVVKN from the coding sequence ATAATTACTAAAGAAGATGTCTTAAAATTTCTCAAAAATAATGACCTTTGTGTTGTGGCAACTGTTAATGAATCCGGGAAACCAATTGCGGCAACGATGGCTTACGCCATTGACGACAAGATGGTTTTTTACCTCGAAACATCGAACAAGGCACGCAAATACAAAAACTTGCTGGTTAATCCGCGAGCGGCAATCGTCGTTGGGATCGCAAACAATCTTCCGACCGTGCAAATTGACGGTAAGGTCACGGTTTTAAAAGGCGAGGACGCGATTAACGCTCGAAACTTCATTGTCGGACAACATCCGGAATGGGAAGGGTATTACTTGGGCCCAGATAAAAATCCAGAGGAAGTTTATTTTACCGTTAAATCGACTCGGGTTTGCTATTCTGACTTCACCAAAGAACCAATGGTGGTTGAAGTGGTTAAAAATTAA
- a CDS encoding helix-turn-helix domain-containing protein — protein MNQISKKLGRNIKRIRVLHKMSQGDICRALDMDRSYMSAIENGKKNITISQLDRLAQALGISVDKLLK, from the coding sequence ATGAATCAAATTTCCAAAAAACTAGGGCGAAATATCAAGCGCATACGGGTTCTCCATAAGATGTCGCAAGGCGACATCTGCCGAGCGCTTGATATGGATAGAAGTTATATGAGCGCGATTGAGAATGGCAAGAAAAATATCACTATTTCCCAATTAGATAGATTAGCGCAAGCGCTTGGCATTTCGGTTGATAAATTATTAAAATAA
- the aspS gene encoding aspartate--tRNA(Asn) ligase has translation MERTLIIDSFQKLNEKVIIKGWVSAIRDHGKIKFVDISDRSGILQTVLSSEKEVSMGDVLKVLGTIKKRPEKMVNTKIVTGTVELEIEKLEVLEKAGEFPFDMGDADLKVSLEILLDYRPLTLKHPKTKAIFKVQETIVHSFRETLKSLGFTEIFVPTLVPCATEGGAEVFKVDYYDGKAYLAQSPQLYKQIMVGVFERVFTIAHAYRAEPSVTTRHMSEYVSLDCEMGFIESFSDILDVVEIVVKGIFKSLNNTCLKELALYNAKTPLVSEKIPRIKMREAQEIILKRTGRDNTKEPDLSPEDEKEICQYSKEKYQSELIFITHYPTKKRPFYTYPSDDDPEYTDSFDLLGRGLEWITGGRRINNYNKLLDNIKKWGNKKEDFEIYLQAFKYGMPPEGGFAVGAERVTMQVLGLKNIREASLFPRDMQRVDIKISKEKKDGAK, from the coding sequence ATGGAACGAACATTAATTATAGACTCTTTCCAAAAACTAAATGAAAAAGTTATTATTAAAGGTTGGGTTTCTGCAATTAGGGACCACGGAAAAATAAAATTTGTGGATATTTCCGACCGAAGTGGCATCTTGCAAACAGTTTTATCCTCCGAAAAAGAAGTTTCTATGGGCGATGTTTTAAAAGTTTTGGGAACCATTAAAAAAAGACCCGAAAAAATGGTTAATACCAAAATCGTTACAGGTACGGTGGAACTTGAAATAGAAAAATTGGAAGTGTTGGAGAAAGCGGGGGAATTTCCTTTTGATATGGGGGATGCTGATTTAAAAGTGTCTTTAGAAATTTTGTTGGATTATCGTCCGCTTACTTTAAAACACCCCAAAACAAAAGCGATTTTTAAAGTTCAGGAAACAATCGTCCATTCTTTTAGAGAAACTCTTAAATCTCTTGGGTTTACGGAAATTTTTGTTCCCACGCTTGTTCCTTGCGCCACCGAGGGGGGCGCCGAAGTTTTTAAGGTGGATTATTACGATGGAAAAGCGTACCTTGCGCAAAGTCCTCAACTTTACAAGCAAATTATGGTGGGGGTTTTTGAAAGAGTGTTTACCATAGCTCACGCTTATAGGGCGGAGCCTAGCGTTACTACGCGACATATGAGTGAATATGTGTCTTTAGATTGCGAAATGGGGTTCATAGAAAGTTTTTCGGATATTTTGGATGTGGTGGAAATTGTGGTTAAAGGAATTTTTAAAAGTTTAAACAACACTTGTCTAAAAGAGCTTGCGCTTTACAATGCCAAAACTCCCCTTGTCTCGGAGAAAATTCCAAGAATAAAAATGAGAGAAGCGCAAGAAATTATTCTTAAAAGAACCGGGCGAGATAACACAAAAGAACCTGATTTAAGTCCTGAGGACGAAAAAGAAATTTGCCAGTATTCAAAAGAAAAATATCAGTCGGAACTTATTTTCATAACTCACTACCCTACCAAGAAAAGACCGTTTTACACCTACCCAAGCGACGACGACCCTGAATATACAGACAGCTTTGACCTTTTGGGCAGAGGTCTTGAGTGGATTACCGGCGGAAGAAGAATAAACAATTACAATAAGTTATTGGATAACATTAAAAAATGGGGCAATAAAAAAGAGGATTTTGAGATTTATTTACAGGCTTTTAAGTACGGTATGCCCCCCGAAGGCGGTTTTGCGGTTGGCGCCGAACGGGTTACTATGCAGGTATTGGGACTTAAAAATATTAGAGAGGCATCGCTCTTTCCCCGAGATATGCAAAGGGTGGATATAAAAATTTCCAAGGAGAAAAAGGATGGCGCGAAATAA
- the secY gene encoding preprotein translocase subunit SecY yields MIKVIENYSNILKSPELRKKLLVTLLIFGIFRILAHIPVPGVNVSGIKEFFASSQLLGLLDIFSGGGMQNFSVVTLGLNPYINASIIFQLLTMAIPQLEELSKEGESGRQKINQYTRLVSVPLCVLQAYGMYFFLHSQKIVPSLDIFSIAILVITMTAGSVLLMWLGELVGEYGLGNGISLLIFAGIVSRLPSSIGRTAVSTTGDGALNLTLFFVLALVVIAGIVFVNEATRNIPIQYARLVKKGSSGYGSSTYLPLRINQAGVIPIIFAVSLVLLPSVLGNYLQGVNNSTISGMAKFLTYNFQPNSILYNVLYFALVVGFTYFYTAVTFNPEKVADEIKKNGGFVPGIRPGRATSEYLNVILTRITLPSAVFLGLIAILPAVMQSVTGISTLSIGGTSVLIVVQVVLETMKQVESQLVMRDYEGFL; encoded by the coding sequence ATGATTAAAGTTATAGAGAATTATTCAAATATACTGAAATCGCCGGAATTGAGAAAAAAACTTCTGGTCACACTGCTTATCTTTGGTATTTTTAGGATTTTGGCGCATATTCCCGTTCCGGGGGTTAATGTTTCGGGGATAAAAGAATTTTTTGCGTCAAGCCAGCTTTTGGGTCTTTTAGATATTTTTAGCGGCGGGGGGATGCAAAATTTTTCGGTGGTTACTTTGGGGTTAAACCCCTATATTAACGCATCCATAATTTTTCAGCTTTTAACTATGGCAATACCTCAACTGGAGGAGTTGTCAAAAGAAGGAGAGAGTGGAAGGCAGAAAATTAATCAATACACCAGGCTTGTGAGCGTGCCTCTTTGCGTTTTGCAAGCTTATGGAATGTATTTCTTCCTGCATTCTCAAAAAATAGTTCCGAGTTTGGATATCTTTTCAATAGCTATTTTGGTTATTACTATGACGGCGGGTTCTGTTTTATTGATGTGGCTTGGGGAGCTGGTTGGCGAGTATGGGCTGGGTAACGGCATATCTCTCTTGATTTTTGCGGGAATAGTTTCAAGATTGCCTTCTTCTATTGGAAGAACAGCGGTATCCACAACGGGAGATGGGGCCCTTAACCTTACATTGTTTTTTGTTTTGGCGCTTGTGGTTATTGCCGGTATAGTTTTTGTAAATGAGGCAACGAGAAATATCCCTATCCAATACGCCCGTCTTGTAAAAAAAGGTTCGTCAGGATATGGGTCTTCTACCTATTTGCCTTTAAGAATAAATCAAGCGGGGGTTATACCTATTATATTTGCGGTGTCTTTGGTTTTGCTCCCCTCCGTTTTGGGAAATTATCTGCAAGGAGTTAATAATTCAACCATAAGCGGGATGGCTAAGTTTTTAACTTATAACTTTCAGCCAAACAGCATTCTTTATAATGTTTTATATTTTGCGTTGGTTGTGGGGTTTACCTATTTTTATACTGCGGTTACTTTTAATCCCGAAAAAGTTGCCGACGAGATTAAAAAGAACGGCGGGTTTGTGCCGGGAATTCGTCCTGGAAGAGCCACTTCGGAATATCTAAATGTTATTTTAACCAGAATAACTTTGCCCTCGGCGGTGTTTTTGGGATTAATTGCCATTTTGCCTGCGGTTATGCAATCGGTAACGGGAATATCCACTTTAAGCATTGGCGGAACGAGTGTTTTGATTGTGGTGCAAGTTGTTCTTGAAACTATGAAACAAGTAGAATCCCAACTTGTTATGAGGGATTATGAAGGTTTTTTGTGA
- a CDS encoding site-specific DNA-methyltransferase — MDDITTTILLGDSQEVLETLSEDSIDLIITSPPYADRRKNTYGGIAPKKYVEWFLPISEQLLRVLKPTGTFILNIKEKAENGERTTYVLELILALRKQGWLWTEEFIWHKKNCYPGKWPNRFRDAWERMLQFNKTRDFNMYQEAVMVPIGDWANGRLKNLSEIDKIRDDSKSGSGFGKNISNWLKRSMVYPTNVLQFATVCNNKKHSAAFPEELPEWFIKLFTQENDWILDPFLGSGTTSEVAQRMRRNSIGIEIIPEYVEMFKEKITQKEPSLISHNKIIV; from the coding sequence ATGGACGATATAACGACAACAATATTGCTTGGCGACTCGCAAGAAGTGTTGGAAACCTTGAGCGAAGACTCAATTGATTTGATTATAACCTCCCCACCGTATGCCGATAGACGAAAAAATACTTATGGGGGTATAGCGCCAAAAAAATATGTTGAATGGTTTTTGCCAATAAGTGAACAATTACTGCGGGTTTTGAAACCAACAGGAACATTTATTTTGAACATTAAAGAAAAGGCGGAAAACGGGGAGCGCACTACTTATGTTCTTGAACTTATTTTGGCTTTACGAAAACAGGGTTGGTTGTGGACAGAGGAATTTATTTGGCATAAAAAAAATTGCTATCCGGGTAAGTGGCCAAATCGTTTTCGCGACGCGTGGGAACGAATGCTCCAGTTTAATAAGACCCGAGATTTCAATATGTATCAAGAAGCGGTTATGGTGCCAATTGGTGATTGGGCGAATGGGCGGCTGAAAAATTTAAGCGAAATTGATAAAATACGGGACGATTCTAAAAGTGGTAGTGGGTTTGGCAAGAACATATCCAACTGGTTAAAGCGAAGCATGGTATATCCGACCAATGTTTTACAATTTGCTACTGTTTGCAATAACAAAAAGCACAGCGCTGCTTTTCCAGAAGAATTGCCGGAATGGTTCATTAAACTTTTTACTCAAGAAAACGATTGGATTTTAGATCCATTTTTGGGATCTGGTACAACATCGGAGGTAGCGCAAAGGATGAGACGCAACTCAATAGGCATTGAAATAATACCTGAGTATGTAGAGATGTTCAAAGAAAAAATAACTCAAAAAGAACCATCTTTAATTAGTCATAATAAAATTATCGTATGA
- a CDS encoding cytosolic protein, with the protein MKELDLQQIYEYVEKHISIFHQRRLDYVQNRVDLLKILKQKNPYLFKAKNILTAQDLIKGFLDAFLQSQEETLFGDFIEGLAIFVCDKVFGAKKSELTGVDLEFEKNGTIYIVEIKAGWNWGNSSQIRQLRINFETAKKAIRVKTSKEIVAINGCCFGRDNKPDKGDYLKLCGQRFWEFISGSKELYINIIEPIGYEAKEKNEEFMENYACIINKLTLEFSQQFCDDGKINWAKLVEYNSGFEKIKV; encoded by the coding sequence ATGAAAGAATTAGATTTGCAACAAATTTATGAATATGTAGAAAAACACATCTCAATCTTTCATCAGAGGAGATTGGATTATGTGCAAAATAGGGTCGACCTGCTCAAAATTTTGAAGCAGAAAAATCCTTATCTTTTCAAAGCCAAAAATATCCTTACCGCACAAGATTTGATTAAGGGGTTTTTGGACGCTTTTTTACAATCACAAGAGGAAACTTTATTTGGGGATTTTATTGAAGGGTTGGCGATTTTTGTTTGTGATAAAGTATTTGGCGCAAAAAAATCAGAATTGACGGGTGTTGATTTGGAATTTGAGAAAAATGGAACTATATATATTGTTGAAATTAAAGCTGGTTGGAATTGGGGTAATTCAAGTCAAATCAGACAACTACGGATCAATTTCGAAACCGCGAAAAAAGCAATACGGGTCAAAACTAGTAAAGAAATAGTTGCAATTAATGGATGTTGCTTTGGCAGAGACAACAAACCAGATAAAGGTGATTATTTAAAACTGTGCGGGCAACGCTTCTGGGAATTTATTTCTGGGAGCAAGGAATTATACATAAACATTATTGAGCCTATTGGGTATGAAGCAAAAGAAAAAAATGAAGAATTTATGGAAAATTACGCTTGTATTATAAATAAACTTACGCTTGAATTTTCACAGCAATTTTGTGATGATGGGAAAATTAATTGGGCAAAATTGGTAGAGTATAATTCGGGTTTTGAGAAAATAAAAGTATGA
- a CDS encoding YbaB/EbfC family nucleoid-associated protein has protein sequence MEQISKKGVFFMFNPGKIKDLYNLKKQADEMKREMEKIVVEVEEKGVKIVMQGDQKVVSVMVDGEDSPKLKDVFNKAVKESQKKTAKKMQGRLSDLGLGF, from the coding sequence ATGGAACAGATTAGTAAAAAGGGGGTGTTTTTTATGTTTAATCCGGGAAAAATTAAAGATTTATACAACTTAAAAAAACAAGCCGACGAGATGAAGCGCGAGATGGAAAAGATTGTGGTAGAAGTGGAAGAAAAGGGTGTAAAAATAGTAATGCAAGGCGACCAGAAAGTTGTTAGTGTTATGGTGGATGGGGAAGATAGCCCCAAATTAAAAGACGTTTTTAACAAAGCTGTAAAAGAGAGTCAGAAAAAGACCGCCAAAAAAATGCAAGGCAGGCTTTCGGATTTGGGTTTGGGGTTTTAA
- a CDS encoding nucleoside monophosphate kinase gives MKIIIMGPQGCGKSTQAEKISEKLNIPHISTGDIFRKLEKSKSPLGIRVFKEMLSGKLVSDDDTMLVIKRELSQQKYKNGFIIDGFPRNVYQAKHSPFKPDIILYLKVSKEVSFARLIERKREDDTPKVIKTRLSEYYKNTTPVLDYYEKTGVLRTFNGEQEIEGLYRELIKELAR, from the coding sequence ATGAAGATTATTATTATGGGCCCGCAGGGTTGTGGGAAATCTACTCAAGCGGAAAAAATTTCCGAAAAACTTAATATTCCGCATATTTCAACTGGTGACATTTTTAGAAAGCTGGAAAAAAGCAAAAGCCCTTTAGGAATTAGGGTTTTTAAGGAGATGTTGTCTGGAAAACTAGTTTCCGATGATGACACTATGCTTGTTATAAAAAGGGAATTGTCCCAACAAAAATACAAAAACGGTTTTATCATAGACGGGTTTCCGAGAAATGTGTATCAAGCAAAACATTCTCCATTTAAGCCGGATATAATTTTGTATTTAAAAGTTTCCAAAGAAGTGTCCTTTGCGCGTTTAATTGAAAGGAAAAGGGAAGACGATACCCCCAAGGTTATAAAAACGAGATTGTCGGAATATTACAAAAACACCACCCCTGTTCTTGACTACTACGAAAAAACGGGAGTTCTAAGAACTTTTAACGGTGAACAGGAAATTGAGGGTTTATATCGGGAGTTAATCAAAGAGCTGGCGAGATGA
- the map gene encoding type I methionyl aminopeptidase: MIIIKTPLEIDKMRKSGFLAATVMKRTLGFIHPHLTTMQVDKFIKSQIKSFHALPSFIGQDGYEFSSCISVNEEVVHGLPSERKIKKGDLVSIDLGVLYDGYHSDMCGTLEVGVGKLLLPCKGSKESWELERCQNKFLEVGIKALDRAIEQCKPGNFVGDISYAMQRTIEENGYFVVRDLVGHGIGKNLHEDPQVPCFGEAGRGPKLIEGMVLAIEVMYTKENIPLKVLSDGWTFATKNKSLSAMFEHTGAVTKNGCEVLTKP; this comes from the coding sequence ATGATAATAATAAAAACTCCTTTAGAAATAGATAAAATGCGAAAAAGCGGATTTTTGGCGGCTACCGTTATGAAAAGGACTTTGGGATTTATTCATCCGCACCTTACCACAATGCAGGTGGACAAATTTATAAAGTCCCAAATAAAATCTTTTCACGCTTTGCCTTCCTTTATAGGGCAAGATGGCTATGAGTTTTCTTCTTGTATAAGCGTAAATGAAGAGGTAGTTCATGGTTTGCCTTCGGAAAGAAAAATTAAAAAAGGTGATTTAGTGTCTATAGATTTGGGGGTTTTGTATGATGGCTATCATTCGGATATGTGTGGAACTTTGGAAGTAGGCGTTGGTAAGCTTTTATTGCCGTGTAAAGGGTCAAAGGAGAGTTGGGAGTTGGAAAGGTGTCAAAACAAATTTTTAGAAGTGGGAATTAAAGCGTTAGACAGAGCAATTGAACAATGCAAACCGGGAAATTTTGTGGGAGATATCTCCTACGCTATGCAAAGAACAATTGAGGAAAACGGTTATTTTGTGGTCAGAGATTTGGTGGGGCATGGTATAGGAAAAAACTTGCATGAAGACCCGCAGGTGCCTTGTTTTGGAGAAGCAGGAAGGGGACCCAAGCTTATTGAGGGTATGGTTTTAGCCATTGAGGTAATGTACACTAAGGAAAATATTCCGCTTAAAGTGCTTTCGGATGGATGGACTTTTGCAACAAAGAACAAAAGTCTATCGGCTATGTTTGAGCACACGGGGGCTGTAACTAAAAATGGTTGTGAGGTGTTGACGAAACCCTGA
- the infA gene encoding translation initiation factor IF-1 yields the protein MQKQGLIVKEGIVLESLPNAMFKARMEDESEILAQISGKMRKYHIKVLPGDKIKVEMSIYDTKRGRIVFRYT from the coding sequence ATGCAAAAACAGGGATTAATTGTTAAGGAAGGCATAGTGTTGGAGTCTTTGCCCAATGCTATGTTTAAGGCGCGTATGGAAGACGAGAGCGAAATTTTGGCTCAAATTTCAGGTAAAATGCGCAAATACCATATTAAGGTTCTTCCGGGCGATAAAATTAAAGTTGAAATGAGTATTTACGATACCAAAAGAGGACGGATCGTTTTTAGATATACTTAA
- the rpmJ gene encoding 50S ribosomal protein L36, whose amino-acid sequence MKVRASVKTMCRNCKIVRRKGVVFVICSANQKHKQRQG is encoded by the coding sequence ATGAAAGTAAGGGCTTCGGTAAAAACAATGTGCAGAAATTGTAAAATCGTTCGCCGGAAAGGCGTTGTTTTTGTTATTTGTTCTGCTAATCAAAAGCATAAGCAGAGACAAGGTTAA
- the rpsM gene encoding 30S ribosomal protein S13 has product MPRIVGIDIPNEKTIGTALTYIYGIGDKVSLKILSLAKIDPATRAKNLTEEDTAKIRQAIEDLQVSIEGELKRTTSQNIKRLMDIRCFRGIRHQRKLPVRGQNTRTNARTKRGKRATVGGMKKILQKT; this is encoded by the coding sequence ATGCCAAGAATAGTGGGGATTGACATACCAAATGAAAAAACAATAGGCACGGCCTTAACTTATATTTATGGAATTGGCGATAAAGTTTCTTTAAAAATACTTTCTTTGGCAAAAATTGACCCTGCTACGCGCGCCAAGAATTTAACGGAGGAAGATACAGCTAAAATTAGGCAAGCAATAGAGGATTTGCAAGTTTCTATAGAAGGGGAACTAAAAAGAACGACAAGCCAGAATATTAAAAGGTTAATGGATATCCGTTGTTTTAGAGGTATTCGGCATCAAAGAAAGCTTCCGGTAAGAGGTCAAAACACCAGAACTAACGCAAGAACAAAAAGGGGAAAACGAGCAACTGTAGGCGGAATGAAGAAGATACTGCAAAAAACTTAA
- the rpsK gene encoding 30S ribosomal protein S11, with protein sequence MEKKKVKTSKKKIAKVITGSGRAYILATFNNTVITITDTKGNVICWGSCGHSGFKGARKSTPYAATVACDNVGKKAIEKGVREVAVYIKGPGMGRIPSVKALKAAGLNITSITDKTSTPHNGCRPRKRRRM encoded by the coding sequence ATGGAGAAAAAAAAAGTTAAAACAAGTAAAAAGAAAATAGCCAAAGTGATAACCGGGTCAGGAAGAGCTTATATTTTAGCCACTTTTAATAATACGGTTATTACCATTACCGATACAAAAGGAAATGTTATTTGTTGGGGGAGTTGCGGACATTCCGGATTTAAGGGAGCTCGTAAATCCACGCCTTATGCCGCTACCGTAGCGTGCGACAATGTTGGTAAAAAGGCTATTGAAAAAGGGGTTAGGGAAGTCGCTGTTTATATCAAAGGTCCTGGTATGGGGAGGATACCTTCTGTTAAGGCGTTAAAGGCGGCGGGTTTAAATATTACTTCTATTACGGATAAAACATCCACGCCCCATAATGGTTGCCGGCCCAGAAAGAGGAGGAGGATGTAA
- the rpsD gene encoding 30S ribosomal protein S4, with translation MTKTSLGPKCKLCRRESVKLFLKGSRCVSDKCAMVRHTAVPGQHGTRRRRTSNYGAHLREKQKVKRIYGVSERQFKNYYTAAARKQGVTGSYLLQLLERRLDNVIYRLGLAVSRRQARVLVNQGKFLQNGKPVKTPSILVLAGDTINIKEEKGVFVQEDRETPLWLKWNKKSKEGTVVGLPGREDIDADIDEQLIVEFYSR, from the coding sequence ATGACAAAAACTAGTCTTGGTCCGAAATGCAAATTGTGCAGGAGAGAAAGCGTGAAACTTTTTTTAAAGGGCAGTAGGTGCGTAAGCGATAAATGCGCTATGGTAAGACATACGGCGGTTCCCGGTCAACATGGAACGAGAAGAAGGAGAACATCCAACTACGGGGCGCATCTTAGAGAGAAACAAAAAGTTAAAAGGATTTATGGGGTTAGTGAGAGGCAGTTTAAAAATTATTACACCGCCGCCGCCAGAAAACAAGGGGTAACCGGTTCCTACTTATTACAGCTCCTTGAAAGGCGACTGGATAATGTGATATATAGACTTGGGCTTGCGGTAAGCAGAAGGCAGGCGCGGGTGTTGGTAAATCAAGGAAAATTTTTGCAAAATGGTAAACCTGTTAAAACCCCTTCCATTTTGGTTTTGGCAGGGGATACTATTAATATAAAAGAGGAGAAGGGTGTATTTGTTCAAGAAGACAGGGAGACTCCGCTTTGGCTTAAGTGGAACAAAAAATCAAAAGAGGGAACGGTGGTTGGACTGCCCGGTAGAGAGGACATTGACGCGGATATAGATGAACAATTGATAGTTGAGTTTTATTCAAGGTAA
- a CDS encoding DNA-directed RNA polymerase subunit alpha, whose product MFLTSQDLKIRKEKVSKACARIVIEPLSAGYANTLGNSLRRILLSSIKGAAPTQVEIDGVSHQFTSIKGVKEDVVELTLNLKRLRVKLYSDKPVVLTLDQKGPKKVKASDFECPSDAEIVSKDLHIATLADAKSCLKLSLVVEPGFGYVPAEERQISKIGVIVLDSVFSPVKSVNFTVGSTRVGHKSGLDKLTLEITTDETVDPFVAFKDAATILSDFFSRLSTGKESVKEEPKVEESSAQNSPNYEPSDVMIEELHLPTRTINALRKSGIKTLEDLTKLSKDNLSQIRNLGEKSIIEIGKLLEKEGL is encoded by the coding sequence ATGTTTTTAACTTCGCAAGATTTGAAGATAAGAAAGGAAAAGGTAAGCAAAGCCTGCGCAAGAATAGTTATTGAACCCCTTTCTGCGGGGTATGCCAATACTTTAGGGAATTCCCTAAGAAGAATCCTCTTATCGTCCATAAAAGGAGCGGCGCCCACACAGGTAGAAATTGATGGTGTTTCGCATCAATTTACTTCTATAAAAGGAGTAAAGGAAGATGTTGTGGAGTTGACTTTAAATTTGAAAAGGTTGAGAGTTAAACTTTATTCGGACAAACCGGTTGTTTTAACTTTAGACCAAAAAGGACCCAAAAAAGTTAAGGCGTCTGATTTTGAATGTCCTTCGGATGCCGAAATAGTTAGCAAAGATTTGCATATAGCCACTTTGGCGGATGCTAAATCTTGTCTTAAATTATCTCTAGTTGTGGAACCGGGTTTTGGGTATGTGCCGGCGGAAGAAAGGCAAATATCAAAAATAGGAGTTATTGTTTTGGATAGCGTTTTTAGTCCCGTTAAATCGGTTAATTTTACGGTGGGGTCCACTCGTGTGGGGCATAAAAGCGGGTTGGATAAGCTTACTTTAGAAATTACCACTGACGAAACGGTGGACCCGTTTGTCGCTTTTAAGGACGCCGCCACCATATTGTCGGATTTTTTTAGCAGGCTTTCCACTGGCAAAGAAAGTGTTAAGGAGGAGCCTAAAGTTGAGGAGTCTTCTGCGCAAAACAGTCCCAACTACGAACCAAGTGATGTAATGATAGAAGAACTTCATTTGCCCACAAGAACCATAAACGCTCTTAGAAAGTCGGGTATTAAGACATTGGAAGATTTAACCAAATTGTCCAAGGACAACCTCTCCCAGATTAGGAATTTGGGTGAAAAATCTATAATTGAGATAGGAAAACTCTTGGAGAAAGAAGGGCTTTAA
- the rplQ gene encoding 50S ribosomal protein L17, whose protein sequence is MRHRVKRTHLNRDYDHRRALLKNLVRSFVINGFIKTTKPKAVFLRPKVERLVRWAKKGDVNARRKLLADIPDGKIVSKFIEDAKVFKDKQGGYTKMVNLGTRLGDRASMVKLEWSKMPKKEVSVKKEEEVEGKKIKKEVKDK, encoded by the coding sequence ATGAGGCATAGAGTTAAAAGAACGCATTTGAATAGGGATTATGATCATAGACGAGCTTTGCTTAAAAACCTTGTTAGGTCTTTTGTGATTAATGGTTTTATTAAAACCACAAAACCCAAAGCGGTATTTTTAAGACCAAAAGTGGAACGGTTAGTGAGATGGGCAAAAAAGGGGGATGTTAACGCAAGGAGAAAACTTTTGGCGGATATACCCGATGGCAAGATAGTATCCAAATTTATTGAAGACGCCAAAGTTTTTAAAGACAAGCAAGGTGGGTACACAAAAATGGTTAATTTAGGCACTCGCCTTGGGGACAGGGCTAGTATGGTTAAGTTGGAATGGTCAAAAATGCCAAAAAAAGAGGTATCTGTTAAAAAAGAGGAAGAAGTGGAGGGTAAAAAAATTAAAAAGGAAGTTAAAGACAAATGA
- the rplM gene encoding 50S ribosomal protein L13 — protein sequence MKGQTKAVKKKDIKVKWHLINAEGFVMGRLASDIAQILAGKNKTDFSFNQNCGDKVVVINVSKIVLSGGKEKKKKYYRHTGFMGGLKEESYEKLVLRKPTEALFRAVRGMLPVNRLRRERLNNLYLYVDEKHPHTNISK from the coding sequence ATGAAAGGACAAACAAAAGCGGTAAAAAAGAAGGATATAAAAGTGAAATGGCATTTAATTAATGCCGAGGGGTTTGTTATGGGAAGACTAGCTTCCGACATAGCTCAAATTTTGGCAGGAAAAAATAAAACCGATTTTTCGTTTAATCAAAATTGCGGAGATAAAGTGGTGGTTATTAATGTTTCCAAGATTGTTCTTTCGGGGGGCAAAGAAAAGAAGAAAAAGTATTATCGTCACACGGGTTTTATGGGGGGTTTAAAAGAGGAATCTTACGAAAAATTAGTTTTGAGAAAGCCTACCGAAGCTTTGTTTCGGGCTGTGAGAGGAATGCTTCCTGTTAACAGGTTAAGGAGGGAACGGCTTAACAATCTGTATTTATATGTTGATGAAAAGCATCCTCATACCAATATTAGTAAGTAA